Genomic segment of Steroidobacter denitrificans:
CTGTGGTCCCAGGGGCCGAGAATCAGGCGATGCTTGTCGCGCACGCTTGGATCGCTGCGCTCCGCAAGCGCCTTTGCCATGTCGAGATGGCCGCGCAAGCAGGTGTCGTACCAGGAGGTCATGTGCAGCACGGGCACATTCACATTTCCGGCTCGCGCCACCGCGTCCGCTTCCTGCCAGAATTCATCGTAGCTCGGATGCGATAGCCATTCACGCCAGTAGGGCGCCGCGCCGTTCTGGAAGGGTGGGAAGTCGATGAGGGGCAGGAAGCTCGCCGAGCCGTTCATATCGCGCGAGGCGGTCGCGAGCTTGTTCAGCATTTCCTGCTCGGCGGCGGGCGCCAACCCCATACGTCGAATGGTGTCGGTGGCGAGCGCCGTCCAGATCCAGGACATCTGGAAGCCGAGTTCCAGCGCGCCGTTCGAATAGGTCCAGCCCGAAAGATAGTCGATGGCCGTCTCGTAGGCGAAGACCGCCTTCAAGTGCGGCGGTGCGGCGACGGCACCCTGCACGGCCATGGTGCCGAGCGCGCATGCTCCATAGAGTCCCACGTCCCCGTTGGACCAGGGCTGTGCGGCGGCCCACTCGACCGTGTCGTAGGCGTCTTCGCGGATCTGGGTGTAAGGACGCCACGTACCTTCGGAACCCGCCCGTCCGCGAACTTCCTGGACCACCACTGCATAGCCGCGCTGGGCCGCGATCAGGGGACTGAAGATGAGTTCGTGCACGACCAGGAATTGATCGTTGTTGTAGACATGTCCATTGACGAGCACCGGATGGCGTTTGCCGTCATCGGGGCGATAGACGTCGGTAGCCACGCGTACGCCGTCGCGCATTTCCACCATGACGTCGCGTTCGATCAGGATGTTGGTAGTCATGATTTCTCTTCTCGGGTTGCTCGGGTTGCGCAGCTTGCTCAGTTTACTCAGCTTGCGCAGATTGCGCCGCTAGTCATAGATCAATCTGCTTCTGAAGCATGAATCAGCCTGGTTCGGGCCAGTCTAACCCGCCGCCTGGCCGGCTCGCTCGAATATTGCCGCAAGACCCTGGCCGCCGCCAATGCACATGGTCTCCAGACCGTAGCGTCCGCCGCGACGCGCCAGTTCGTGCAGCAGGGTGGCGAGGATGCGCACGCCGGTCGCGCCGATGGGATGACCGAGGGATATTCCCGAGCCGTTGACGTTGAGCCGGTCCGGATCGTTCCAGCCCCAGCCCTTGAGCACGGCGAGAACCTGGCAGGCGAAGGCTTCGTTGAGTTCGACGAGATCCATGTGATCGAGCGACAGCCCGGTTCTGCGCAAAAGCTTTGCCACCGCCGGCACTGGGCCATAGCCCATGGTCGCCGGATCGCAACCGGCGGCTGCCCAGTCGATGAGGAATCCCATGGGTTCCAGCCGGAGACTGGAGAGTTTTTCCTCGGCCACCACCAGGCAGGCGGCCGCAGCGTCGTTCTGCTGGCTGGAGTTGCCGGCGGTGACGGTGCCGCCCTTGATCAGCGGACGCAGCGCAGCGAGGGACTCGCGGCTGGTGTCGGGCCGTATGCCTTCGTCGCGCGCAAAGGCAAGCGTCGCACCTTTTTTTTGCGGCACGGATACCGGTATGACCTCGGCATCGAATCGTCCCGCGGCCCAGGCGTCGCGGGCGCGATGGTGGCTGCGGGCCGCGTAGGCGTCCGCCTCTTCGCGGCTGATGCCATGCTCGCGAGCCAGATTTTCCGCGGTTTCGATCATGCCGGAGATGGGGCCGAAGCGTTCCACGGGCTGCGAGCGTTCGCGGCCGCGATCGAGCCGATCGTGCAGCTTGACCGAGCCGGCGCGGGCACCCCAGCGCATGTCGGTGGTGTAGTACTCGATATTGCTCATGCTCTCCACGCCGCCGACCAGCACCACGTCGGCGGCGCCGGTCTGCACCATCATCGCCGCGGCGATGACCGCCTGCAGCCCGCCGCCGCAGCGGCGATCGAGCTGCATGCCCGGCACTTCGATGGGCAGCCCCGCCTGCAGCGCCGCCCAGCGGCCGATACAGGGCGTCTCGCTATTGGCATAGGATTGCGCCATCACCACATCGTCGATGCGCGCCGGATCCAGACCGGTGCGGGCGAGGACGGCGCGAATCACACTCGCCGCCAACTCCTCGACAGGGACCGGACGCAGGCTGCCGCCGAAGGTGCCGACACCCGTGCGTACGGGGCTTACGATGGCTGCTCGTCTCATGGGTTAACCTCTTTGGCCGTACGCTCGAGTGTATCTCGGTGGCGCGGCTCGGCAATGGCAATCATGCGGCGGATACGCTCCGATATCGGCTGGCCGCGTAAATCGGCGATGCCGTGCTCGGTGACGATCAGTCCGGCGTCCGCACGCGAGGTACTGACCGGTCCGCTCAGGCGCGACACGATACGGCTGTGCCGACCGGCGGTGGAGGGCAGCGCGACGATCGGCAGGCCGCCGCGGGATCGGGCCGCGCCGCGTAAAAAATCGATGGCGCCGCCGACTGCGCCGACATAGCTGCCCGCGGCCTGCTCGGCGTTGATCTGTCCGGTGAGATCCACTTCGACCGCTGAATTCAGGGCGACGAAGCGGTCGATGCTCGCGAGTACATCCGCATCATGGGTGTAGCGCGTGGAGCGGAACTGTATGGCGGGGTTGCGGTGAATGAATTCGTGAGTCACACGGCCGCCCAAGGCAAGACCGGCCACCGTGATACCGCGATCGCGCGTCTTGCGCGCATTCGTCAGGGCTCCGCAGGTCATCAGGCGGACGACGGCATCGCCGATTGCGCCCGAATGCATGCCCAGATCGCGCCGATCGCCCAGACGCTCGAGGATGGCTTCGGGGATCGCGCCCAGACCGGCCTGGAGCGTCGCGCCATCCTCGATGAGCCCGCTCACGTGAGCGGCGATGGCGCGCTCCACGGAGCCCGGTGCCGGATGCGCGATCTCGGGTAACGGTCGGTCGGTGTGCACGACGACATCGAAGTCCTCATCGGTGAGGAAGCGCTCACCATGAGTCCATGGCGCCTGGCGGTTGACTTCGGCGATCACGGTGCGAGCGCTGTCGATGATCGGCACAAGATATTCGTGAGCGAGACCGAGACTGTATCGACCCTGTTCGTCCGGCGGCGCCACCTGCAGAAGCAGCACGTCGCTGGCGAGCGAGCCGGTCGTGAGCAGATCGGGAAATTGCGAATAATGACAGGGCAGGATATCGAGCTTGCCGGCGGCTGCGAGCGCCCTGTTGGTGCCGCTGCCGCAATAGCCGACGAAGTCGATGCAGTCCGCGTGCTCGGCGGCGAGCTTGCCGCCCGCGGCAGGGATACCCAGGAAGACCTGGAAACGTCCGCCGATGCGATGGCGCTGCTCGAGCAGCGCCGCCACCAGCGGCAGGGGTTCAGCCGCCGCCTGACCCCAGAGCACCCGGTCGCCGGGACGCACCCAGGCGGCGAAATCGAGGTCCGCCGTGGTGTGCTCAAGCATGATTCTTATGCATGCCGGGCTGCCTGGGCAGGTGAGTCTGCGGCCATGACGGCGAGATGGCTTTGCCAATTGCGCAGGGCTTCGAGCGCTGCCCGTTCCGATACATAGACCGGCAGTCCGGCCTGAGCGAAGGCCTGGCGTACTCGCGGGTCGGGCGCGTGAACGACACAGGGCTTGCGACTGGTCCGCACGGCATCCGCAGTCTCGCGCACGAAGCGCGGCAGATCGTAGCTCGGGCCACCGATGGCGACCAGACCCAGGACGGCGGCTGACACCGCAGGATCGGCGAGGGCGATATTCATCGCCCGTCCCAGGAGACCGGG
This window contains:
- a CDS encoding acetyl-CoA C-acetyltransferase produces the protein MRRAAIVSPVRTGVGTFGGSLRPVPVEELAASVIRAVLARTGLDPARIDDVVMAQSYANSETPCIGRWAALQAGLPIEVPGMQLDRRCGGGLQAVIAAAMMVQTGAADVVLVGGVESMSNIEYYTTDMRWGARAGSVKLHDRLDRGRERSQPVERFGPISGMIETAENLAREHGISREEADAYAARSHHRARDAWAAGRFDAEVIPVSVPQKKGATLAFARDEGIRPDTSRESLAALRPLIKGGTVTAGNSSQQNDAAAACLVVAEEKLSSLRLEPMGFLIDWAAAGCDPATMGYGPVPAVAKLLRRTGLSLDHMDLVELNEAFACQVLAVLKGWGWNDPDRLNVNGSGISLGHPIGATGVRILATLLHELARRGGRYGLETMCIGGGQGLAAIFERAGQAAG
- a CDS encoding acetyl-CoA hydrolase/transferase family protein; this translates as MLEHTTADLDFAAWVRPGDRVLWGQAAAEPLPLVAALLEQRHRIGGRFQVFLGIPAAGGKLAAEHADCIDFVGYCGSGTNRALAAAGKLDILPCHYSQFPDLLTTGSLASDVLLLQVAPPDEQGRYSLGLAHEYLVPIIDSARTVIAEVNRQAPWTHGERFLTDEDFDVVVHTDRPLPEIAHPAPGSVERAIAAHVSGLIEDGATLQAGLGAIPEAILERLGDRRDLGMHSGAIGDAVVRLMTCGALTNARKTRDRGITVAGLALGGRVTHEFIHRNPAIQFRSTRYTHDADVLASIDRFVALNSAVEVDLTGQINAEQAAGSYVGAVGGAIDFLRGAARSRGGLPIVALPSTAGRHSRIVSRLSGPVSTSRADAGLIVTEHGIADLRGQPISERIRRMIAIAEPRHRDTLERTAKEVNP
- a CDS encoding CocE/NonD family hydrolase — protein: MTTNILIERDVMVEMRDGVRVATDVYRPDDGKRHPVLVNGHVYNNDQFLVVHELIFSPLIAAQRGYAVVVQEVRGRAGSEGTWRPYTQIREDAYDTVEWAAAQPWSNGDVGLYGACALGTMAVQGAVAAPPHLKAVFAYETAIDYLSGWTYSNGALELGFQMSWIWTALATDTIRRMGLAPAAEQEMLNKLATASRDMNGSASFLPLIDFPPFQNGAAPYWREWLSHPSYDEFWQEADAVARAGNVNVPVLHMTSWYDTCLRGHLDMAKALAERSDPSVRDKHRLILGPWDHSAYYNKRPTCAGQRDFGADVFTGPELLGGLALGWFDHWLRGQPLKVLPENGVRYYQMGENVWKEAPSWPPAHTPVRYYLHSAGHANSRMGDGTLDTRPADAEPRDSYVYDPLDPVPTCGGRSMVGVPTGVEDQAEVEKRQDVLVYTTPRLAEALAIAGPITVTLHASSSAEDTDFTAKLVDVEPSGYCANIAEGIVRARYRNSREHAEFLEPGKITEFTIDLWDVAHTFQANHCIRLEISSSNFPRFDRNLNSKVTPALGSAADAQKAVQQIFHDTRYPSCLTLPVVKA